From Cydia pomonella isolate Wapato2018A chromosome 26, ilCydPomo1, whole genome shotgun sequence, one genomic window encodes:
- the LOC133531929 gene encoding acyl-CoA-binding domain-containing protein 4 isoform X1 gives MSLEEKFNAAVNVIRSLPKSGSYQPSNELMLRFYSYFKQATEGPCDKPKPGFWDVVNRAKWESWNKLGNMSQTEAMQAYVDELHKIVETMSYSSDVASFLSVDDEDEEFPNRDLELVAGDVLRRVRSEHNTPIGSRSVSGASSPVPRTRHDSEDEYIDTVDVSIWSQVDADTGQPGGLATVDVNVSDPEVAERAAAPARAAPPPAHAHAPPAPGPAPAQTQPRLSNGHAHQITSQLTHLKVLEQLPGTLARLEADVAALRKAVEGERLMNQNHGWRWPWQELSAPTLLLLAAWPLVACALAARLQRRDT, from the exons GATCATACCAGCCAAGCAATGAGCTCATGCTGCGTTTCTACAGCTACTTCAAGCAGGCCACGGAAGGGCCCTGTGACAAACCCAAGCCCGGATTCTGGGACGTAGTCAACAG AGCAAAATGGGAATCATGGAACAAGCTCGGCAACATGTCACAGACAGAGGCGATGCAGGCCTACGTGGACGAACTACACAAG ATAGTGGAGACCATGTCATACAGTTCCGACGTGGCCTCATTCCTGTCAGTCGATGATGAAGACGAGGAGTTCCCTAACCGGGACTTGGAGCTGGTCGCCGGAGACGTTCTACGCAGGGTCCGTTCTGAGCATAACACTCCTATCG GCTCGCGCTCCGTGAGTGGTGCGTCGTCTCCCGTGCCGCGCACGCGCCACGACTCCGAAGACGAGTACATTGACACGGTCGATGTTAGTATT TGGAGTCAGGTGGACGCCGACACAGGCCAACCCGGGGGCTTAGCCACTGTCGATGTTAATGTG AGCGACCCGGAAGTAGCCGAGCGCGCGGCCGCGCCCgctcgcgccgcgccgccgcccgcgcacgcgcacgcgccGCCGGCGCCGGGCCCGGCGCCCGCGCAGACGCAGCCGCGCCTCAGCAACGGCCATGCGCACCAGATCACGTCTCAACTCACGC ATCTCAAGGTGCTGGAGCAGCTGCCGGGCACGCTGGCGCGCCTGGAGGCTGATGTAGCGGCTCTACGGAAAGCCGTGGAGGGGGAGAGGCTGATGAAC CAAAACCACGGCTGGCGGTGGCCGTGGCAGGAGCTGAGCGCGCCGAcgctgctgctgctggccgcGTGGCCGCTGGTCGCCTGCGCGCTGGCCGCGCGGCTCCAGAGGCGCGACACGTAA
- the LOC133531929 gene encoding acyl-CoA-binding domain-containing protein 5-B isoform X2 produces the protein MSLEEKFNAAVNVIRSLPKSGSYQPSNELMLRFYSYFKQATEGPCDKPKPGFWDVVNRAKWESWNKLGNMSQTEAMQAYVDELHKIVETMSYSSDVASFLSVDDEDEEFPNRDLELVAGDVLRRVRSEHNTPIGSRSVSGASSPVPRTRHDSEDEYIDTVDWSQVDADTGQPGGLATVDVNVSDPEVAERAAAPARAAPPPAHAHAPPAPGPAPAQTQPRLSNGHAHQITSQLTHLKVLEQLPGTLARLEADVAALRKAVEGERLMNQNHGWRWPWQELSAPTLLLLAAWPLVACALAARLQRRDT, from the exons GATCATACCAGCCAAGCAATGAGCTCATGCTGCGTTTCTACAGCTACTTCAAGCAGGCCACGGAAGGGCCCTGTGACAAACCCAAGCCCGGATTCTGGGACGTAGTCAACAG AGCAAAATGGGAATCATGGAACAAGCTCGGCAACATGTCACAGACAGAGGCGATGCAGGCCTACGTGGACGAACTACACAAG ATAGTGGAGACCATGTCATACAGTTCCGACGTGGCCTCATTCCTGTCAGTCGATGATGAAGACGAGGAGTTCCCTAACCGGGACTTGGAGCTGGTCGCCGGAGACGTTCTACGCAGGGTCCGTTCTGAGCATAACACTCCTATCG GCTCGCGCTCCGTGAGTGGTGCGTCGTCTCCCGTGCCGCGCACGCGCCACGACTCCGAAGACGAGTACATTGACACGGTCGAT TGGAGTCAGGTGGACGCCGACACAGGCCAACCCGGGGGCTTAGCCACTGTCGATGTTAATGTG AGCGACCCGGAAGTAGCCGAGCGCGCGGCCGCGCCCgctcgcgccgcgccgccgcccgcgcacgcgcacgcgccGCCGGCGCCGGGCCCGGCGCCCGCGCAGACGCAGCCGCGCCTCAGCAACGGCCATGCGCACCAGATCACGTCTCAACTCACGC ATCTCAAGGTGCTGGAGCAGCTGCCGGGCACGCTGGCGCGCCTGGAGGCTGATGTAGCGGCTCTACGGAAAGCCGTGGAGGGGGAGAGGCTGATGAAC CAAAACCACGGCTGGCGGTGGCCGTGGCAGGAGCTGAGCGCGCCGAcgctgctgctgctggccgcGTGGCCGCTGGTCGCCTGCGCGCTGGCCGCGCGGCTCCAGAGGCGCGACACGTAA
- the LOC133531929 gene encoding acyl-CoA-binding domain-containing protein 5 isoform X3, whose protein sequence is MSLEEKFNAAVNVIRSLPKSGSYQPSNELMLRFYSYFKQATEGPCDKPKPGFWDVVNRAKWESWNKLGNMSQTEAMQAYVDELHKIVETMSYSSDVASFLSVDDEDEEFPNRDLELVAGDVLRRVRSEHNTPIGSRSVSGASSPVPRTRHDSEDEYIDTVDVSISDPEVAERAAAPARAAPPPAHAHAPPAPGPAPAQTQPRLSNGHAHQITSQLTHLKVLEQLPGTLARLEADVAALRKAVEGERLMNQNHGWRWPWQELSAPTLLLLAAWPLVACALAARLQRRDT, encoded by the exons GATCATACCAGCCAAGCAATGAGCTCATGCTGCGTTTCTACAGCTACTTCAAGCAGGCCACGGAAGGGCCCTGTGACAAACCCAAGCCCGGATTCTGGGACGTAGTCAACAG AGCAAAATGGGAATCATGGAACAAGCTCGGCAACATGTCACAGACAGAGGCGATGCAGGCCTACGTGGACGAACTACACAAG ATAGTGGAGACCATGTCATACAGTTCCGACGTGGCCTCATTCCTGTCAGTCGATGATGAAGACGAGGAGTTCCCTAACCGGGACTTGGAGCTGGTCGCCGGAGACGTTCTACGCAGGGTCCGTTCTGAGCATAACACTCCTATCG GCTCGCGCTCCGTGAGTGGTGCGTCGTCTCCCGTGCCGCGCACGCGCCACGACTCCGAAGACGAGTACATTGACACGGTCGATGTTAGTATT AGCGACCCGGAAGTAGCCGAGCGCGCGGCCGCGCCCgctcgcgccgcgccgccgcccgcgcacgcgcacgcgccGCCGGCGCCGGGCCCGGCGCCCGCGCAGACGCAGCCGCGCCTCAGCAACGGCCATGCGCACCAGATCACGTCTCAACTCACGC ATCTCAAGGTGCTGGAGCAGCTGCCGGGCACGCTGGCGCGCCTGGAGGCTGATGTAGCGGCTCTACGGAAAGCCGTGGAGGGGGAGAGGCTGATGAAC CAAAACCACGGCTGGCGGTGGCCGTGGCAGGAGCTGAGCGCGCCGAcgctgctgctgctggccgcGTGGCCGCTGGTCGCCTGCGCGCTGGCCGCGCGGCTCCAGAGGCGCGACACGTAA
- the LOC133532067 gene encoding uncharacterized protein LOC133532067 gives MDEDIAQILHEWGLSEYYEIFKQNKITLKTFNILDQGMIQELIKPIGDRATFISNLNLWKQILNDDDDDFSFSLSQGSKSDINVPPHRNVPPITDITNFQSLSGSSSTNVLITYTPKLKQQALLDILNKSAKGRSLLNLHKEEGMLSSNSRRKLCNIIVEDLLSEDPDVRVTHETLLSIAHEIKNIFPKENISTYFVPYVNNYKIKVKTCAKGKLYDCLHNRKREYREAVKKNNTLKAEQVIDGKQNLQNQNDKEDDAVKQHIIWLQNSIEPWRMVEEKWRETASYRLKCLNTSDKTIVQYMTEFPALKNPSGYTLLTEDFKTLYPDKESLLHEKFCLYKDKILRHAKQKATRDESLKKIIEKLENISEEVGDIRYTEAQTIIAYMVLPLLLGNPLAKVKKKQLASI, from the exons ATGGACGAAGACATCGCGCAAATATTGCATGAGTGGGGTCTGTCAGAATACTACGAGATATTCAAAC AAAATAAGATCACCCTCAAAACATTCAACATATTGGATCAGGGAATGATACAAGAACTGATTAAACCAATTGGAGACAGAGCCACATTCATAAGCAACTTAAATCTTTGGaaacaaatattaaatgatgatgatgatgatttctcTTTTAGTCTCAGTCAG GGGAGTAAATCGGACATTAATGTACCACCACACAGAAACGTACCACCAATAACAGATATTACCAACTTCCAATCCCTTTCTGGCAGCAGCTCAACAAATGTATTAATAACATATACTCCAAAGCTTAAACAACAA GCACTGCtggacatattaaataaatctgcAAAGGGTAGAAGCTTGCTGAATTTACACAAAGAAGAAGGAATGTTGTCAAGCAATAGCAGAAGGAAGCTTTGCAATATTATCGTGGAAGATCTATTGTCAGAAGACCCTGATGTGAGGGTAACACATGAGACGCTTCTTAGTATCgctcatgaaattaaaaacatttttccaaAGGAGAATATAAGCACCTATTTTGTTCCCtacgtaaataattataaaattaaggtTAAGACCTGTGCCAAAGGCAAACTATATGATTGTCTACACAACCGGAAGAGGGAATACAGAGAGGcagtaaagaaaaataatactcTGAAAGCTGAACAAGTAATCGATGGAAAACAAAACCTGCAGAATCAAAACGATAAAGAGGATGATG CTGTAAAACAACACATAATTTGGCTTCAAAACTCTATTGAACCATGGCGAATGGTAGAAGAAAAATGGCGAGAGACAGCCTCATACAGACTAAAGTGTTTAAACACTAGTGACAAAACAATTGTACAATACATGACTGAATTCCCGGCCTTAAAAAATCCATCTGGCTACACTCTGCTGACAGAAGACTTTAAAACGCTTTATCCAGACAAAGAAAGTTTGCTGCatgaaaaattttgtttataCAAGGACAAAATTTTAAGGCACGCGAAGCAAAAAGCTACACGCGATGAATCACTGAAAAAGATAATTGAAAAACTCGAAAATATCTCTGAAG AAGTTGGTGATATCAGATACACAGAAGCACAAACAATTATAGCATACATGGTACTGCCGTTATTGTTAGGCAATCCCCTagcaaaagtgaaaaaaaaacagttggcGTCCATCTAA
- the LOC133531929 gene encoding acyl-CoA-binding domain-containing protein 5 isoform X4, giving the protein MSLEEKFNAAVNVIRSLPKSGSYQPSNELMLRFYSYFKQATEGPCDKPKPGFWDVVNRAKWESWNKLGNMSQTEAMQAYVDELHKIVETMSYSSDVASFLSVDDEDEEFPNRDLELVAGDVLRRVRSEHNTPIGSRSVSGASSPVPRTRHDSEDEYIDTVDSDPEVAERAAAPARAAPPPAHAHAPPAPGPAPAQTQPRLSNGHAHQITSQLTHLKVLEQLPGTLARLEADVAALRKAVEGERLMNQNHGWRWPWQELSAPTLLLLAAWPLVACALAARLQRRDT; this is encoded by the exons GATCATACCAGCCAAGCAATGAGCTCATGCTGCGTTTCTACAGCTACTTCAAGCAGGCCACGGAAGGGCCCTGTGACAAACCCAAGCCCGGATTCTGGGACGTAGTCAACAG AGCAAAATGGGAATCATGGAACAAGCTCGGCAACATGTCACAGACAGAGGCGATGCAGGCCTACGTGGACGAACTACACAAG ATAGTGGAGACCATGTCATACAGTTCCGACGTGGCCTCATTCCTGTCAGTCGATGATGAAGACGAGGAGTTCCCTAACCGGGACTTGGAGCTGGTCGCCGGAGACGTTCTACGCAGGGTCCGTTCTGAGCATAACACTCCTATCG GCTCGCGCTCCGTGAGTGGTGCGTCGTCTCCCGTGCCGCGCACGCGCCACGACTCCGAAGACGAGTACATTGACACGGTCGAT AGCGACCCGGAAGTAGCCGAGCGCGCGGCCGCGCCCgctcgcgccgcgccgccgcccgcgcacgcgcacgcgccGCCGGCGCCGGGCCCGGCGCCCGCGCAGACGCAGCCGCGCCTCAGCAACGGCCATGCGCACCAGATCACGTCTCAACTCACGC ATCTCAAGGTGCTGGAGCAGCTGCCGGGCACGCTGGCGCGCCTGGAGGCTGATGTAGCGGCTCTACGGAAAGCCGTGGAGGGGGAGAGGCTGATGAAC CAAAACCACGGCTGGCGGTGGCCGTGGCAGGAGCTGAGCGCGCCGAcgctgctgctgctggccgcGTGGCCGCTGGTCGCCTGCGCGCTGGCCGCGCGGCTCCAGAGGCGCGACACGTAA